A genomic window from Candidatus Palauibacter scopulicola includes:
- a CDS encoding thioredoxin domain-containing protein yields the protein MTAGSHNAGDEGAGRWNRVVNIAILGVLAILLFNPSGVVGSWIITKYNGWQEQRRIALNWPELTSASSYLGPTPLQDGAVIVEFVDYDCPVCKAVAPDVLESVRGRGVTVVMRHVPSERGGPAATEAALAAICAEQYGLFPEAHGALISEERWLETRDWVGFAVNLGVGDPESFGNCVSEEEAPRRRLARDVELAEVLRIPGTPTFVSAEKLHPGAPGLGSALAAAAPTRPRTRRRPSTDPVFDSSEHRDLSERLLDVRGGFFTPDGGLVVLDRTEIYIVDMASGEHRVVGREGEGPEEFGHIQRAVRTSEGVTVSDYLRRRIVSIGHDGDFGHSRNYSDVPLNSSQPRLVARQPDGGAVFRDGVGDAQRVRKSEGRYWRQARYVAVDSAGGLRVVAETRGNERYSDTRRDSPVLFGHRTLEAATAHRLVVAETDQGSISVFDWSGAPVASIPMPAGVRLSAGQVRMGRESEASQRQQQRGWLMEAAADGRFPFAPSDVKERLLSFVPDWPANEVAPPIDEMLTDFDSRLWVRDYRLPG from the coding sequence ATGACTGCAGGATCGCACAATGCAGGGGATGAAGGAGCTGGTCGGTGGAACCGGGTCGTCAACATCGCGATCCTGGGAGTGCTCGCCATCCTGCTGTTCAATCCGTCGGGTGTGGTGGGAAGCTGGATCATAACAAAGTACAATGGATGGCAGGAGCAGCGGCGAATCGCCCTGAACTGGCCGGAGTTGACGAGCGCGTCGAGTTATCTTGGTCCGACCCCCCTACAGGATGGTGCTGTCATAGTGGAGTTTGTGGACTATGACTGCCCCGTTTGTAAGGCGGTGGCTCCCGACGTCCTGGAGAGCGTTCGCGGCCGCGGCGTTACGGTGGTTATGCGCCACGTCCCCTCTGAGCGCGGTGGTCCGGCTGCAACGGAAGCGGCTCTCGCGGCGATTTGCGCAGAGCAGTACGGTCTGTTCCCGGAGGCGCATGGCGCGCTGATCTCGGAGGAGAGGTGGCTGGAGACGCGAGATTGGGTGGGCTTCGCCGTCAACTTGGGAGTCGGCGACCCAGAGTCGTTCGGCAATTGTGTGAGTGAGGAAGAAGCCCCGCGGCGTCGTCTCGCCCGCGATGTGGAGTTGGCGGAAGTTCTGCGGATTCCCGGGACGCCGACCTTTGTCTCGGCCGAAAAGTTGCACCCGGGTGCACCGGGACTGGGGTCGGCGCTGGCGGCCGCTGCCCCAACGCGGCCGCGCACCCGGCGTCGTCCCTCCACCGACCCGGTCTTCGATTCGTCGGAGCACAGGGATCTTTCCGAGCGGCTGCTGGACGTCCGCGGCGGCTTCTTCACGCCGGACGGCGGTCTCGTTGTGTTGGACCGCACCGAGATCTACATCGTCGACATGGCCTCCGGGGAGCATCGAGTGGTGGGGCGCGAGGGAGAGGGGCCGGAGGAATTCGGCCACATACAGCGGGCGGTTCGCACGTCGGAGGGCGTCACCGTTAGCGACTACCTCAGGCGTCGTATCGTGTCGATTGGCCACGATGGCGACTTTGGCCACTCACGAAACTACTCGGATGTTCCGCTCAACAGCTCTCAACCGCGGCTGGTAGCCCGTCAGCCGGACGGCGGCGCGGTCTTCCGCGACGGAGTCGGCGATGCGCAGCGTGTGCGGAAGTCCGAAGGTCGATACTGGCGGCAGGCTCGGTACGTGGCGGTGGATTCCGCCGGCGGACTTCGGGTGGTCGCGGAGACACGAGGCAACGAACGGTATTCCGACACGAGACGTGACAGTCCCGTGTTGTTTGGGCACCGGACATTGGAGGCGGCAACCGCACACCGTCTCGTCGTCGCCGAAACTGACCAGGGATCCATCTCGGTATTCGACTGGAGCGGTGCGCCTGTCGCCAGTATTCCCATGCCGGCCGGCGTCAGGCTGTCCGCAGGCCAAGTGCGGATGGGGCGAGAGTCCGAGGCGTCGCAGCGGCAGCAGCAAAGGGGATGGCTCATGGAGGCCGCGGCGGACGGCAG